The Stigmatella aurantiaca DW4/3-1 genome contains the following window.
ACCGGCGGGTGAGCGGAATTCTCCGCCGCACCCGCCACGGTCCGGACTGCCTGGAGATTGGCTATGCGATGAGCGCGGGCTTGCTTCGCGCCAGGCCCTCGCGCCACGAGAGCAGCGCCTGGTACAGGGGCGCAAAGCCAAACACCGAGAAGGTCAGCACGGCCATGATGGCGCTGAACAGCCAAAGCCCCATGAACAGACCAATTCCCAGGTGCAGCCCCAGGGTCAGCACCACCCAGGGCACGCGCGTCTGGCGGGGCCAGATGAACAGGGGGTAGCCAATCTCAATCACCAGGGTGCTCCACGTGGCGAGCTTCGTCAGCCAGGGCGCGGAGGCCAGCCAGGCGAAATCAAACTGCCCATACAAAGGCTGCATGAGGGCTTTCCACAGCGCCTCGCCGCTCTGCCACTGCACGCCCACCGCCTTCTCGATGCCCGTCGAGAGGTAAACGATGCACAGGTGGAGTTGCAGCACGCGCAGGGCCAGCGTCGCGAGGGCCGAGGGTGCATCCGAGGCCCGTCCAGCCCGCACGTCGAGTGAGAAGGCGCT
Protein-coding sequences here:
- a CDS encoding HTTM domain-containing protein encodes the protein MTLQSVSVEAVRQRVTGFVLAPSSPRPLGAFRIGVALILLAQTWMLSDGVLAIFGSRGLIQWTISEPMSAPWLPRLGTLAPVLQRLGISSDECVYALTLLYLLGLTGLLLGWRTRLSAFIAWLTHTTLINSGGMFAYGVEIFAHISLAYCVILPVGSAFSLDVRAGRASDAPSALATLALRVLQLHLCIVYLSTGIEKAVGVQWQSGEALWKALMQPLYGQFDFAWLASAPWLTKLATWSTLVIEIGYPLFIWPRQTRVPWVVLTLGLHLGIGLFMGLWLFSAIMAVLTFSVFGFAPLYQALLSWREGLARSKPALIA